In the genome of Pseudomonas putida, one region contains:
- a CDS encoding glyceraldehyde-3-phosphate dehydrogenase: MWKVPVTQKPDQCLGEWIDREALAEAMIPLIGQLYRNNNVVSSIYGRSLINRSVISILKAHRFARHRQTDETELSVHETFPLLKAMSELKLGAASVDLGKLANKFKQEGNGRSVEQFVREELADVVGQQNLSARKGTDVVLYGFGRIGRLLARILIEKTGGGDGLRLRAIVVRKGAENDLTKRASLLRRDSVHGPFDGTIVIDEEHNTITANGNLIQVIYSNDPASIDYTQYGIDNALLVDNTGKWRDAEGLGQHLKCPGINRVILTAPGKGALKNIVHGINHGEISADDKIISAASCTTNAIVPVLKAVNDQYGIINGHVETVHSFTNDQNLIDNFHKGSRRGRAAPLNMVITETGAATAAAKALPVLKGKLTGNAIRVPTPNVSMAILNLNLEKATNRDEINEYLRQTAMHSELHKQIDYVSSQEVVSTDFVGSRHAGVVDAEATICNDNRVVLYVWYDNEFGYSCQVVRVMEEMAGVNPPAFPR, from the coding sequence ATGTGGAAGGTTCCCGTGACTCAGAAGCCCGACCAGTGTCTTGGTGAGTGGATCGATCGTGAAGCCCTGGCTGAAGCGATGATCCCGCTTATCGGTCAGCTCTACCGCAACAACAACGTGGTGAGCTCGATCTATGGCCGCAGCCTGATCAATCGTTCGGTTATCTCGATCCTCAAAGCCCACCGCTTTGCCCGTCACCGTCAAACCGACGAAACCGAGCTGTCCGTCCACGAGACATTCCCCCTGCTCAAGGCCATGAGCGAGCTGAAACTGGGCGCCGCTTCGGTCGACCTGGGCAAGCTGGCCAACAAGTTCAAGCAGGAAGGCAACGGCCGCAGCGTCGAGCAGTTCGTGCGTGAAGAGCTGGCCGATGTCGTTGGCCAGCAGAACCTGTCCGCTCGCAAGGGTACCGACGTCGTCCTGTACGGCTTCGGTCGTATCGGCCGCCTGCTGGCGCGTATCCTGATCGAGAAGACCGGTGGTGGCGACGGCTTGCGCCTGCGTGCCATCGTCGTGCGCAAGGGCGCCGAGAACGACCTGACCAAGCGCGCCAGCCTGCTGCGCCGTGACTCGGTGCATGGTCCGTTCGACGGCACCATCGTCATCGACGAAGAGCACAACACCATCACTGCCAACGGCAACCTGATCCAGGTGATCTACTCCAACGATCCGGCCTCGATCGACTACACCCAATACGGCATCGACAACGCCCTGCTGGTGGACAACACCGGTAAATGGCGCGACGCCGAAGGCCTGGGTCAGCACCTCAAGTGCCCTGGCATCAACCGTGTGATCCTCACCGCTCCTGGCAAAGGCGCGCTGAAAAACATCGTTCACGGCATCAACCATGGCGAAATCAGCGCCGATGACAAGATCATCTCCGCTGCTTCCTGCACCACCAACGCCATCGTGCCGGTGCTCAAGGCCGTCAACGATCAGTACGGCATCATCAACGGCCACGTCGAAACCGTTCACTCGTTCACCAACGACCAGAACCTGATCGACAACTTCCACAAGGGCAGCCGTCGTGGCCGCGCCGCGCCGCTGAACATGGTCATCACCGAGACCGGTGCCGCCACTGCTGCCGCCAAGGCACTGCCCGTGCTCAAGGGCAAGCTGACCGGCAACGCCATTCGCGTGCCGACGCCGAACGTCTCGATGGCCATCCTGAACCTGAACCTGGAAAAGGCCACCAACCGCGACGAGATCAACGAGTACCTGCGCCAGACCGCCATGCACTCGGAACTGCACAAGCAGATCGACTACGTCAGCTCCCAGGAAGTGGTCTCCACCGACTTCGTGGGCTCTCGCCACGCCGGTGTGGTCGACGCCGAAGCGACCATCTGCAACGACAACCGCGTTGTCCTGTACGTCTGGTACGACAACGAGTTCGGTTACAGCTGCCAGGTGGTGCGTGTGATGGAAGAGATGGCTGGTGTGAACCCGCCAGCGTTTCCACGCTGA
- a CDS encoding FAD:protein FMN transferase, with the protein MRTGLLLTLMFLAGCDQAPSLERFGGPSMGSSYSIQYVREPGGPSRLEVQEAVEAILRDIDEQYSTYRGDSAVSRFNQLQAGQCQALGKDMLTLVGFGQQLAEQSQGAFDLTVEPLLDLWGFGPQARQEHVPDPLQLAQVRQRVGYHHLRIEGDALCKDAAVELDFNSIAAGHAVDLIAERLEAMGVVNFLAEATGELKALGHKPDGSPWRVALELPREDRQITRQVIAVDGLAVSTSGDYRHYFKDNGRRYSHTFDARLGRPVEHDLAAVTVLDASALQADGYSTLLLILGPEQGWDFAVDHGIAAMLVTRAEGGFVSRATSAFEQALKGE; encoded by the coding sequence TTGCGTACAGGTCTTCTGCTCACCCTGATGTTCCTGGCTGGCTGCGACCAGGCTCCGAGCCTGGAGCGCTTTGGCGGCCCCTCCATGGGCAGCAGCTACAGCATCCAGTATGTCCGCGAGCCGGGCGGGCCGTCGCGCCTCGAGGTGCAGGAGGCGGTGGAGGCAATCCTGCGTGATATCGACGAGCAGTATTCAACCTACCGTGGCGATTCTGCGGTCAGCCGCTTCAATCAGTTGCAGGCAGGCCAATGCCAAGCGCTGGGAAAGGACATGCTGACCCTGGTCGGGTTTGGTCAGCAGTTGGCCGAACAAAGCCAGGGCGCTTTCGACCTGACCGTCGAACCATTGCTCGACCTCTGGGGCTTTGGTCCTCAGGCGCGTCAGGAACACGTTCCCGACCCATTGCAGTTGGCCCAGGTCCGCCAGCGCGTCGGCTACCACCACCTACGGATCGAAGGCGACGCCCTGTGCAAAGACGCTGCGGTAGAGCTGGACTTCAACAGTATCGCCGCAGGGCACGCCGTGGACCTGATTGCCGAACGCCTGGAGGCAATGGGGGTCGTAAACTTTCTCGCCGAAGCCACGGGAGAACTCAAGGCGTTGGGCCACAAGCCCGATGGTAGCCCGTGGCGAGTGGCGCTGGAACTGCCGCGCGAAGACCGCCAGATCACCCGCCAGGTCATCGCCGTGGATGGCCTGGCCGTATCGACCTCGGGTGACTATCGGCATTATTTCAAGGACAATGGCCGACGCTATTCGCACACCTTCGATGCCCGCCTGGGGCGTCCGGTCGAACATGACCTGGCTGCTGTCACCGTGCTCGATGCCTCGGCGCTTCAAGCCGATGGTTACTCGACGCTGTTGTTGATCCTGGGGCCGGAACAAGGCTGGGACTTCGCCGTGGACCATGGCATTGCCGCGATGCTGGTGACCCGGGCCGAGGGTGGCTTCGTCTCCCGTGCTACGTCTGCCTTCGAGCAGGCACTGAAAGGCGAGTGA
- the sthA gene encoding Si-specific NAD(P)(+) transhydrogenase produces the protein MAVYNYDVVVLGSGPAGEGAAMNAAKAGRKVAMVDSRRQVGGNCTHLGTIPSKALRHSVRQIMQFNTNPMFRAIGEPRWFSFPDVLKSAEKVISKQVASRTGYYARNRVDVFVGTGSFADEQTVEVVCSNGVVEKLVAKHIIIATGSRPYRPADIDFHHPRVYDSDTILSLSHTPRKLIVYGAGVIGCEYASIFSGLGVLVELVDNRGQLLSFLDSEISQALSYHFSNNNITVRHNEEYERVEGLDNGVILHLKSGKKIKADALLWCNGRTGNTDKLGLENIGIKVNSRGQIEVDEAYRTTVPNIYGAGDVIGWPSLASAAHDQGRSAAGSIVDNGSWRFVDDVPTGIYTIPEISSIGKNEQELTQAKVPYEVGKAFFKSMARAQIAGEPQGMLKILFHRETLEILGVHCFGYQASEIVHIGQAIMNQPGEQNNLKYFVNTTFNYPTMAEAYRVAAYDGLNRLF, from the coding sequence ATGGCTGTCTACAACTACGACGTAGTGGTGCTGGGTTCCGGCCCGGCCGGAGAAGGTGCGGCAATGAATGCCGCCAAAGCAGGACGCAAGGTGGCCATGGTCGACAGCCGTCGCCAGGTCGGCGGCAACTGCACCCACTTGGGCACCATCCCGTCCAAGGCCCTGCGTCACTCGGTGCGCCAGATCATGCAGTTCAACACCAACCCGATGTTCCGCGCCATCGGTGAGCCGCGCTGGTTCTCCTTCCCCGATGTGCTCAAGAGCGCCGAGAAGGTGATCTCCAAGCAAGTGGCCTCGCGCACCGGCTACTACGCGCGCAACCGCGTCGACGTCTTCGTCGGCACCGGCAGCTTCGCCGACGAGCAGACCGTGGAAGTGGTGTGCTCCAATGGCGTGGTCGAGAAGCTGGTCGCCAAGCACATCATCATCGCCACCGGCTCGCGTCCGTACCGTCCGGCCGACATCGACTTCCACCACCCGCGCGTCTACGACAGCGACACCATCCTCAGCCTGAGCCATACCCCACGCAAGCTGATCGTCTATGGCGCTGGCGTGATCGGCTGCGAATACGCCTCGATCTTCAGTGGTCTGGGCGTGCTGGTCGAGCTGGTGGACAACCGCGGCCAACTGCTGAGCTTCCTGGATTCGGAAATCTCCCAGGCGCTGAGCTACCACTTCAGCAACAACAACATCACCGTACGCCACAACGAGGAGTACGAGCGGGTCGAGGGGCTGGACAACGGTGTGATCCTGCACTTGAAGTCGGGCAAGAAGATCAAGGCCGACGCATTGCTGTGGTGCAACGGCCGTACCGGCAACACCGACAAGCTAGGCCTGGAGAACATCGGTATCAAGGTCAACAGCCGCGGCCAGATCGAAGTCGACGAGGCCTACCGCACCACCGTGCCGAACATCTATGGCGCCGGTGATGTGATCGGCTGGCCGAGCCTGGCCAGTGCCGCCCATGACCAGGGCCGCTCCGCCGCTGGTAGCATCGTCGACAATGGCAGCTGGCGTTTCGTCGATGACGTGCCGACCGGCATCTACACCATTCCGGAGATCAGCTCGATCGGCAAGAACGAGCAGGAACTGACCCAGGCCAAGGTGCCTTATGAGGTGGGCAAGGCCTTCTTCAAGAGCATGGCCCGTGCCCAGATCGCCGGTGAGCCGCAAGGCATGCTGAAGATCCTGTTCCACCGCGAGACCCTGGAGATCCTGGGTGTGCATTGCTTCGGCTACCAGGCCTCGGAGATCGTCCATATCGGCCAGGCGATCATGAACCAGCCCGGTGAGCAGAACAATCTGAAGTACTTCGTCAACACCACCTTCAACTACCCGACCATGGCCGAAGCCTATCGGGTAGCGGCCTACGACGGCCTGAACCGGCTTTTTTGA
- a CDS encoding glycerophosphodiester phosphodiesterase, with product MTLIYGHRGAKGEAPENTLNSFRQCLSHGVDRCELDLHLSADNELMVIHDPTLKRTTGRRGKVVEHPAAELVTYDARKGGPGWVQPCPIPRLEELFEKCAFAHWQLEVKSASRTRAASTVLAIRELAQQYGLLDKITITSSSREVLGAALELVPDVSRGLVAEYAWLDPLKVAQNYGCQMLALNWTLCTPERLLKAQRQGLHVSVWTVNEPALMRRLADFGVDSLITDFPGLAMTTLGKG from the coding sequence GTGACCCTGATCTATGGCCATCGCGGCGCCAAGGGCGAAGCGCCCGAGAACACCCTGAACAGCTTCCGCCAGTGCTTGTCTCATGGCGTCGATCGGTGCGAGCTGGACCTGCACCTGTCGGCCGACAATGAGCTGATGGTGATCCACGATCCGACACTCAAACGCACCACTGGCCGACGCGGCAAGGTGGTCGAGCACCCCGCCGCCGAGCTGGTCACCTATGACGCACGCAAGGGCGGCCCGGGCTGGGTGCAACCCTGCCCCATTCCACGCCTGGAAGAACTGTTCGAGAAGTGCGCCTTCGCGCATTGGCAACTGGAGGTCAAAAGCGCCTCGCGCACCCGTGCCGCCAGCACCGTACTGGCGATTCGCGAGCTGGCGCAACAGTACGGCCTGCTGGACAAGATCACCATCACTTCCAGCTCCCGCGAGGTGCTGGGCGCCGCGCTGGAACTGGTTCCGGACGTGTCTCGCGGGCTGGTCGCCGAGTATGCCTGGCTAGACCCGCTGAAGGTGGCCCAGAACTATGGCTGCCAGATGCTGGCGTTGAACTGGACACTCTGCACGCCCGAGCGCCTGCTCAAGGCCCAGCGTCAGGGGTTGCATGTGTCGGTGTGGACGGTCAACGAACCGGCACTGATGCGCCGGCTCGCCGACTTTGGCGTAGACAGCCTGATTACAGACTTTCCCGGTTTGGCCATGACCACCCTTGGGAAGGGCTGA
- a CDS encoding PilZ domain-containing protein, which translates to MTTLDEEDRREYYRIEDSIALEISALDTAQAQETDLLQDASPLFNLLSELHLADFESQHLMRQLSEKDRTLAAFLRVQNKRIDLLSAVLAQTLLGEIGKPQRVILSEGGIEFAQTTPIAPGTRLAVKMILMPRALGLLLRARVTHCAPRPDGGHEIGTEFIDMTDAQRQLLARYILQRQQQQRRQALEQNDPAS; encoded by the coding sequence ATGACGACACTAGACGAAGAAGATCGCCGCGAATACTACCGCATCGAAGACAGTATCGCACTTGAAATCAGTGCCTTGGACACGGCCCAAGCCCAGGAGACAGACCTGTTGCAGGATGCTTCACCGCTGTTCAACCTGCTCAGCGAACTGCACCTGGCCGACTTCGAGTCCCAGCACCTGATGCGCCAGTTGAGCGAGAAGGACCGCACGCTCGCCGCCTTCCTGCGGGTGCAGAACAAACGCATCGACCTGCTCAGCGCGGTGCTCGCCCAGACCCTGCTGGGCGAAATCGGAAAGCCCCAGCGGGTGATCCTCTCCGAAGGCGGCATCGAGTTCGCCCAAACCACACCGATCGCCCCCGGCACCCGACTGGCGGTGAAGATGATCCTCATGCCCCGCGCCCTTGGTCTGCTGCTGCGCGCACGGGTCACCCACTGCGCCCCTCGCCCGGATGGCGGTCACGAGATCGGCACCGAATTCATCGACATGACCGACGCGCAGCGCCAACTGTTGGCGCGGTACATCCTGCAGCGCCAGCAACAGCAACGACGCCAGGCGCTGGAACAGAACGACCCCGCCTCTTGA
- a CDS encoding lipoprotein-releasing ABC transporter permease subunit produces MFRPLFVFIGTRYTRAKRRNHFVSFISLTSMIGLALGVVVMIVVLSVMNGFDHEMRTRVLGMIPHATLETGQPLDNWSGLAQQVKQNPQVLAVAPFTQMQGLLTHDGRVQKVLLNGIDPVQERQVSIIDNFLLQGSLDKLAPGEWGIMIGDKAAAKLGVGVGDKLTFVAPEVSVTPAGMFPRMKRFTVVGTFHVGAGEIDGYLGLTNISDLSRLHRWKADQVQGLRLKFDDLFQAPRVAWDIAQRLGEQEFYTRDWTRSHGNLYQAIRMEKAMIGLLLLLIVAVAAFNIISTLVMVVNDKRGDIAILRTLGATPGQIMAIFMVQGTVIGVVGTLIGAVVGIVAALNVSAVIAGIEKLIGHKFLNADVYFIDYLPSQIMAEDVWMVCGAALVLSFFATLYPAWRAARTQPAEALRYE; encoded by the coding sequence ATGTTCAGACCTCTTTTCGTATTCATCGGCACGCGTTACACCCGTGCCAAGCGTCGCAACCACTTCGTCTCGTTCATTTCGCTGACTTCGATGATCGGCCTCGCCCTGGGCGTGGTGGTGATGATCGTGGTGCTGTCGGTCATGAACGGCTTCGACCACGAGATGCGTACCCGCGTGCTGGGCATGATTCCCCATGCCACGCTCGAAACGGGCCAGCCGCTGGACAACTGGTCGGGCCTTGCTCAACAAGTAAAGCAGAATCCACAGGTGCTGGCGGTCGCGCCCTTCACCCAGATGCAGGGGTTGCTGACCCACGACGGCAGGGTGCAGAAGGTGCTGCTCAATGGCATCGACCCCGTCCAGGAGCGGCAGGTGTCGATCATCGACAACTTCCTCCTGCAGGGCAGCCTCGACAAGTTGGCGCCGGGCGAGTGGGGCATCATGATCGGCGACAAGGCCGCGGCCAAGCTGGGCGTTGGCGTTGGCGACAAGCTGACCTTCGTCGCCCCGGAGGTCAGCGTGACCCCGGCGGGCATGTTCCCGCGCATGAAGCGCTTCACCGTGGTCGGCACTTTCCACGTGGGGGCCGGCGAAATCGACGGCTACCTGGGCCTGACCAACATCAGTGACCTCTCGCGCCTGCACCGGTGGAAGGCCGATCAGGTCCAGGGCCTGCGCTTGAAGTTCGACGACCTGTTCCAGGCCCCGCGCGTGGCATGGGACATCGCCCAACGCCTGGGCGAGCAGGAGTTCTACACCCGCGACTGGACCCGCAGCCACGGCAACCTGTACCAGGCCATCCGCATGGAGAAGGCCATGATCGGCCTGTTGCTGTTGCTGATCGTGGCGGTGGCAGCGTTCAACATCATTTCCACCCTGGTGATGGTGGTCAACGACAAGCGTGGCGACATCGCCATTCTGCGTACCCTTGGCGCCACGCCGGGGCAGATCATGGCCATCTTCATGGTGCAGGGCACGGTGATCGGCGTGGTCGGCACCTTGATCGGCGCGGTCGTCGGCATCGTCGCCGCACTCAATGTCAGTGCAGTGATCGCCGGCATCGAGAAGCTGATCGGGCACAAGTTCCTGAACGCGGATGTGTACTTCATCGATTACCTGCCGTCGCAGATCATGGCCGAGGACGTGTGGATGGTCTGCGGTGCGGCACTGGTCCTGAGTTTCTTCGCCACCCTGTATCCGGCCTGGCGTGCGGCCCGCACCCAGCCTGCAGAGGCGCTACGTTATGAGTGA
- the lolD gene encoding lipoprotein-releasing ABC transporter ATP-binding protein LolD: MSESRMNKAVLSCRNLGKSYEEGPESVKVLSGLNLELHAGERVAIVGSSGSGKSTLLNLLGGLDTPTQGSVWLAGEELSALGERARGLLRNRALGFVYQFHHLLPEFTALENACMPLLIGRTPIPEARERAEALLKRVGLGHRLNHKPAELSGGERQRVAIARALVNRPGLVMLDEPTGNLDHHTALGIQELMQELSSASQTAFLVVTHDLNLARQMDRVLHLEDGRLVPI; encoded by the coding sequence ATGAGTGAGTCGCGCATGAATAAAGCCGTACTGAGCTGCCGCAACCTGGGCAAGTCCTACGAGGAAGGGCCAGAGTCGGTGAAGGTGCTGTCCGGGTTGAACCTGGAGTTGCACGCAGGTGAGCGGGTGGCCATCGTCGGCAGTTCCGGCTCTGGCAAAAGCACCTTGCTCAACCTGCTCGGTGGCCTCGACACCCCAACCCAAGGCAGCGTCTGGCTGGCAGGCGAAGAGCTGTCGGCCCTCGGCGAGCGTGCCCGGGGCCTGCTGCGCAACCGTGCGCTGGGCTTCGTCTATCAGTTCCACCACTTGCTGCCAGAATTCACTGCCCTGGAGAACGCCTGCATGCCGCTGCTGATCGGTCGCACGCCGATCCCCGAAGCGCGCGAGCGTGCCGAGGCACTGCTCAAGCGGGTGGGTCTGGGGCATCGCCTCAATCACAAGCCGGCCGAGCTCTCAGGTGGCGAGCGTCAGCGCGTGGCGATTGCTCGCGCGCTGGTTAACCGCCCTGGCCTGGTGATGCTCGACGAGCCCACCGGCAACCTGGACCACCACACGGCCCTGGGCATCCAGGAATTGATGCAAGAGCTTTCCAGTGCTTCGCAGACAGCGTTCCTGGTAGTGACGCACGACCTGAACCTGGCGCGCCAGATGGACCGTGTGCTGCACCTGGAAGACGGTCGCCTGGTGCCGATCTGA
- a CDS encoding lipoprotein-releasing ABC transporter permease subunit: MFRPLPLFIGARYTRAKRRNQFISFISMTSMIGLSLGVLAMIVVLSVMNGFQREMSSRILGLVPHASILGVQPLDDWRKVADAALKNPAVVAAAPITEMEGMLSYKGAMQPIQVSGIDPAEEGKVSIVGQHIVQGHLQDLVPGEYGVVIGELTARRFRLNTGDKLTLIVPEISKAPGGITPRMQRLTVVGIFKVGAELDGSQAYIHVADAGEMQRWAPGSVQGVRLKLHDLYAAPEVSKVIAAGLGNDYRADDWSHTQGSLFSAMKMEKTMIGLLLMMIIAVAAFNIIATLVMVVNDKGSDIAILRTIGATPAQIMGTFMVQGSLIGIVGTLVGGVLGVIAAFNVSQIVGWLERISGQHIFTSDVYFISSLPSDLQWEDVAIICTAGLVMSFLATIYPAYRASQVEPAMALRYE, from the coding sequence ATGTTCAGACCCTTGCCCTTGTTCATCGGTGCTCGCTACACCCGTGCCAAGCGCCGCAACCAATTCATCTCGTTCATCTCCATGACCTCGATGATCGGCCTGTCCCTGGGCGTGCTGGCGATGATCGTGGTGCTGTCGGTGATGAACGGTTTCCAGCGGGAGATGAGTTCGCGCATCCTGGGCCTTGTGCCTCACGCCAGCATCCTGGGGGTGCAGCCGCTGGATGACTGGCGCAAGGTGGCCGATGCGGCGCTGAAGAACCCGGCCGTGGTGGCGGCTGCGCCGATCACGGAGATGGAGGGTATGCTGTCGTACAAAGGCGCGATGCAGCCGATCCAGGTCAGCGGCATCGACCCGGCCGAGGAGGGTAAGGTCTCCATCGTCGGTCAGCATATCGTTCAGGGGCACCTGCAGGACCTGGTCCCGGGCGAGTATGGCGTGGTCATCGGTGAGCTGACCGCGCGGCGTTTTCGCCTCAATACCGGCGACAAGCTGACACTGATCGTTCCCGAAATCAGCAAGGCCCCCGGCGGCATCACGCCGCGTATGCAGCGCCTGACTGTGGTCGGCATCTTCAAGGTGGGCGCCGAGCTCGACGGCTCCCAGGCCTACATCCATGTTGCCGATGCCGGCGAGATGCAGCGCTGGGCGCCGGGCAGCGTGCAGGGCGTGCGCCTGAAACTGCACGACCTGTATGCCGCGCCCGAAGTGTCCAAGGTGATCGCTGCGGGCCTTGGCAATGACTACCGCGCCGATGACTGGTCGCACACCCAGGGCAGCCTGTTCAGTGCCATGAAGATGGAAAAGACCATGATCGGCCTATTGCTGATGATGATCATCGCGGTGGCGGCGTTCAACATCATCGCCACCCTGGTGATGGTGGTGAACGACAAGGGCTCGGATATCGCCATCTTGCGGACCATCGGTGCGACGCCTGCGCAGATCATGGGGACGTTCATGGTTCAGGGGTCGCTGATCGGTATCGTCGGTACCTTGGTCGGTGGCGTGCTCGGGGTGATCGCGGCCTTCAACGTCAGCCAGATCGTCGGCTGGCTGGAGCGGATCAGTGGGCAGCACATCTTCACTTCCGATGTGTACTTCATCAGCAGCCTGCCGTCGGACCTGCAATGGGAAGATGTGGCGATCATCTGTACCGCTGGGCTGGTCATGAGCTTCCTGGCCACGATCTACCCGGCATATCGGGCTTCCCAGGTGGAACCGGCGATGGCGCTGCGTTACGAATAA
- a CDS encoding heavy metal sensor histidine kinase, translated as MMPRLSLGGRLALLFAACTAAVSLTAGLLFSRASERHFIELDQQLLNGRLSLMRTLLDGVARPGDLASRLPALRNELSHQADLALRIRGADGALWFDSRSGLPDTPTHAGLATLHADGVDYRSLCIQLDEGNPGSARLTLLLDITHHQHFLQGMQRLIWLTVGLSALATALLGAWAARRGLRPLRQMGEVAASVNARSLTTRLPVTQMPEELAELASTVNAMLQRLDDAFQRLSAFSADIAHELRTPLSNLLTHTQVTLTRPRSLDEYREALHGNLEELQWMAQLVNDMLYLAKADHGLLMPNREALDLAAEVDALLEYYAPLAEDAEVRLMREGEARLEGDRHMLRRALSNLLDNALRFTPQGGDIRVSLSPGAHIIVANTGPAIAPVVLPRLFDRFYRADPARREGSSEHAGLGLAITRSIIQAHGGDIRAECAEGWTRFVIELPEV; from the coding sequence CTGATGCCACGCCTGTCGCTGGGCGGGCGCCTGGCCCTGCTGTTCGCCGCCTGCACCGCAGCCGTCTCGCTGACCGCTGGCCTGTTGTTCAGCCGCGCCAGCGAACGCCATTTCATCGAACTGGACCAGCAACTGCTCAATGGCCGGCTGTCCTTGATGCGCACCCTGCTCGACGGCGTCGCCCGTCCCGGCGACCTGGCGTCGCGCCTGCCGGCCCTGCGCAACGAACTGAGCCACCAGGCCGATCTGGCTTTGCGCATCCGCGGCGCCGATGGCGCGCTGTGGTTCGACAGCCGCAGCGGCCTGCCGGACACCCCCACACACGCAGGGCTCGCCACCCTGCATGCCGACGGCGTGGACTATCGCAGCCTGTGCATCCAGCTCGACGAAGGCAACCCTGGCTCGGCCCGGTTGACCTTGTTGCTAGACATCACCCACCACCAGCACTTTCTGCAAGGCATGCAGCGCCTGATCTGGCTGACCGTCGGCCTTTCGGCTTTGGCCACCGCGCTGCTCGGGGCCTGGGCTGCCCGTCGCGGGCTGCGCCCCTTGCGCCAGATGGGTGAAGTGGCTGCCAGCGTCAATGCCCGCTCCCTGACAACCCGCTTGCCTGTGACCCAGATGCCCGAGGAACTGGCCGAGTTGGCGAGTACCGTCAATGCCATGCTGCAACGCCTGGACGATGCCTTCCAGCGCCTTTCGGCGTTTTCCGCCGACATCGCCCATGAGCTGCGCACGCCACTGTCCAACCTGCTGACCCACACCCAGGTCACCCTCACCCGCCCGCGTAGTCTCGACGAGTATCGCGAGGCTCTGCACGGCAACCTGGAAGAGTTGCAATGGATGGCGCAGTTGGTCAACGACATGCTCTACCTGGCCAAGGCCGATCACGGCCTGCTGATGCCCAACCGCGAGGCACTGGACCTGGCTGCGGAAGTGGATGCCCTGCTGGAGTACTACGCGCCGCTGGCCGAAGACGCAGAGGTCCGCTTGATGCGCGAAGGTGAGGCACGGCTGGAGGGTGACCGACACATGCTGCGCCGAGCGCTGTCCAACCTGCTGGACAACGCCCTGCGTTTCACCCCGCAAGGTGGCGATATCCGTGTGTCGCTGAGCCCGGGGGCACACATCATCGTGGCCAACACCGGCCCCGCGATTGCGCCGGTCGTGCTGCCAAGGCTCTTCGACCGCTTCTATCGGGCAGACCCGGCACGGCGGGAAGGCAGCAGCGAACATGCGGGATTGGGGCTGGCGATCACCCGTTCGATCATCCAGGCCCATGGTGGGGACATCCGCGCCGAGTGCGCAGAGGGTTGGACGCGGTTCGTGATCGAGTTGCCTGAAGTGTGA
- a CDS encoding heavy metal response regulator transcription factor: MKLLIVEDQIKTGQYLRQGLSEAGFTTELACDGDIGQHLALTGDHDLLILDVMLPGRDGWQILQAVRQAGLETPVLFLTARDAVEDRVHGLELGADDYLVKPFAFSELLARVRTLLRRGANSSQDTQLGLADLRLDLIRRRAERAGQRIDLTAKEFALLELLLRRQGEVLPKSLIASQVWDMNFDSDTNVIEVAIRRLRLKIDDHHDNKLIHTVRGMGYVLEERQD; the protein is encoded by the coding sequence ATGAAACTGCTGATCGTCGAAGACCAGATCAAGACGGGCCAATACTTGCGCCAAGGGCTGAGCGAGGCCGGCTTTACCACCGAGCTCGCCTGCGATGGCGACATCGGCCAGCACCTGGCCCTGACCGGCGACCATGACCTGCTGATCCTCGATGTCATGCTCCCAGGGCGCGACGGCTGGCAGATCCTCCAGGCTGTTCGCCAGGCGGGCCTGGAAACTCCCGTGCTGTTCCTCACCGCCCGCGATGCCGTGGAGGACCGGGTCCACGGCCTGGAGCTGGGCGCGGACGACTATCTAGTCAAACCCTTCGCCTTCTCCGAGCTGCTGGCCAGGGTGCGCACGCTGCTGCGCCGCGGCGCCAATTCCAGCCAAGATACACAATTGGGCCTGGCTGACCTGCGCCTGGACCTGATCCGCCGACGCGCCGAGCGCGCCGGCCAGCGCATCGACCTGACCGCCAAGGAGTTCGCCCTGCTCGAACTGCTGTTGCGCCGCCAGGGCGAGGTACTCCCCAAATCACTGATCGCCTCGCAAGTCTGGGACATGAACTTCGACAGCGACACCAACGTCATCGAGGTAGCGATCCGACGCCTGCGCCTGAAGATCGACGATCACCACGACAACAAGCTGATCCACACCGTGCGCGGCATGGGCTATGTACTCGAGGAGCGCCAAGACTGA